The Mauremys mutica isolate MM-2020 ecotype Southern chromosome 1, ASM2049712v1, whole genome shotgun sequence genome has a segment encoding these proteins:
- the LOC123374452 gene encoding uncharacterized protein LOC123374452 isoform X2, whose product MARHLEEVLIPPSVSTSGMSQFYSSRESTTSALWSPSSFSLREASMTWSEPLCHTREIMTVTSWEGSTHPIQAQPLPRPPAHSRRDRREQNIGLDQMSAHGSDFNIRQKHLQSQLGAPQSLIPGEPLLGEQDTKQQWQFNTDRPKSGFPAKVPKPLRSDTRPQHAQEIQEPCVCPWRPLPQKAHKIMASPDAILARLVPTVGVKLQDHMAQKCFEIEMKAFPKIVRESHRDAPLLRETALPGRLHSPREPGKHRTAAFPTMGQQPAHPVELHIRREHLIMQRGLLTLDPEPQAKLPHAVQARGASVEFSEMETDFLHTGRQSTSSSSSTRPPTPVEDTTMEMGRNDSAAGNQTNPDHCTLPAGMDLTSPLPGTTIAEKTLEATLQIYRSELRKPLTSVSGTKGTEEKLELHMERKVTLGEGSCLGPGAQAGESRADLPRTQWHQVAPEAPGSEQLTRSTLDSLIAGQAAHDLQIKQLTEMLSSSRPLAGQVSVCQQCRKAYPGKRKGEKTPKETSAELHGVRDIMHSHGFNGTVNSKLSRDQPPIRVCEKCDKHRRKRPAGSAGADLPGRSHGIPQRWTPGDSSASSNHNKMPVLWLLPADKSKRQDGKGKRAPRKQPKVVSVATSTTGLSQAGEKGSGSPDGSPSKSPKASRARTPSPSRSKVLQKMLMCLKQTFSKLQNKVKSRMSKDSRSRTPDTKFTKPPFWKARASKGVRFPYY is encoded by the exons ATGGCCAGACACCTGGAGGAAGTTCTGATACC GCCGAGTGTGTCGACATCTGGGATGAGCCAGTTCTACTCCTCTAGGGAATCCACCACCTCTGCCCTCTGGAGTCCCAGCTCCTTTTCCCTGAGAGAAGCCTCCATGACTTGGTCAGAGCCCCTCTGCCACACAAGGGAGATCATGACTGTCACAAGCTGGGAAGGATCCACTCATCCCAtccaagcccagcctctccccaggcctcctgcccacagcagacGAGACCGGCGAGAGCAGAACATAGGTCTGGACCAGATGTCAGCCCATGGCTCAGACTTCAACATCCGACAGAAGCatctgcagagccagctgggggCACCACAAAGCCTCATCCCGGGGGAGCCATTGCTGGGTGAGCAGGACACCAAGCAGCAATGGCAATTCAACACAGATCGGCCCAAAAGTGGATTTCCGGCAAAGGTCCCAAAGCCCCTGAGATCCGACACCAGGCCTCAGCATGCACAGGAGATCCAGGAGCCATGTGTCTGCCCCTGGAGACCACTGCCCCAAAAGGCCCACAAGATCATGGCATCCCCTGATGCCATCCTGGCCAGGCTTGTGCCCACGGTGGGGGTCAAGCTGCAGGATCACATGGCTCAGAAATGCTTTGAGATCGAAATGAAGGCTTTTCCTAAGATCGTGAGAGAGTCGCACAGAGATGCTCCCCTCCTGAGAGAGACTGCCCTGCCTGGGCGACTCCACTCCCCTAGGGAGCCAGGCAAGCACAGGACAGCGGCATTCCCAACAATGGGACAACAGCCTGCCCACCCCGTCGAACTCCACATAAGGCGTGAGCATCTCATTATGCAGAGGGGGCTGCTCACCCTGGATCCAGAGCCCCAGGCAAAGCTGCCTCATGCCGTCCAAGCCAGGGGAGCCAGTGTGGAGTTCAGTGAGATGGAGACCGATTTCCTGCACACAGGGAGGCAAAGCACAAGCTCCTCTTCTTCCACACGTCCTCCAACGCCAGTGGAAGATACCACCATGGAGATGGGCAGGAATGATAGCGCGGCAGGAAACCAGACTAACCCAGATCACTGCACTCTGCCAGCAGGGATGGATCTGACATCGCCACTTCCAGGAACCACAATAGCAGAGAAGACACTCGAAGCGACACTCCAGATTTATAGGAGCGAGTTGAGAAAGCCCCTTACCAGTGTGAGCGGCACcaaagggactgaagagaagctggagctgcacatggagaggaaggttaccttgggagaaggctcctgcctggggccaggggcacaagcaggtgagagcagggcagatCTTCCCAGGACCCAATGGCACCAGGTTGCCCCAGAGGcaccaggctctgagcagctaacaagatccacccttgactctctcattgctgggcaggctgcacaCGACCTGCAGATCAAGCAGCTGACGGAAATGCTGAGCAGCTCCCGCCCCTTGGCGGGCCAGGTCTCAGTTTGCCAGCAGTGCCGCAAGGCATATCCAGGAAAGAGGAAGGGTGAGAAAACTCCGAAGGAGAcatctgctgagctgcatggtgTTCGAGACATCATGCATTCACATGGATTCAATGGAACTGTGAATTCAAAGCTCTCCAGGGACCAGCCGCCAATCAGAGTGTGCGAGAAGTGTGATAAGCATCGACGGAAGAGACCAGCTGGCTCGGCAGGTGCTGACTTGCCGGGAAGATCCCATGGAATTCCACAGCGATGGACTCCAGGAGACTCCTCAGCATCATCCAACCACAATAAGATGCCAGTGCTGTGGCTCCTTCCAGCAGACAAGAGCAAGAGGCaggatggaaaggggaaaaggGCTCCCCGCAAGCAACCAAAGGTGGTGTCCGTTGCAACGAGTACAACAGGGCTTTCGCAAGCTGGGGAGAAAGGAAGTGGGAGTCCTGACGGTTCTCCCTCAAAGTCACCAAAGGCCTCCAGAGCTAGGACACCATCCCCTTCAAGGAGCAAAGTTCTCCAAAAGATGTTAATGTGCCTGAAGCAAACCTTCAGCAAGCTTCAAAACAAAGTGAAGTCCCGAATGTCCAAGGACTCTCGTTCCAGAACTCCCGacactaaatttacaaagccacccttttggaaggcaagggcctccAAGGGTGTCCGCTTTCCATActactga
- the LOC123374452 gene encoding uncharacterized protein LOC123374452 isoform X1 yields MELLRALRRKRRHKKKKLKPKAFGCCEEELEEAGASLETCCPVHLEKLRLAQRLRLVDRRVQYMARHLEEVLIPPSVSTSGMSQFYSSRESTTSALWSPSSFSLREASMTWSEPLCHTREIMTVTSWEGSTHPIQAQPLPRPPAHSRRDRREQNIGLDQMSAHGSDFNIRQKHLQSQLGAPQSLIPGEPLLGEQDTKQQWQFNTDRPKSGFPAKVPKPLRSDTRPQHAQEIQEPCVCPWRPLPQKAHKIMASPDAILARLVPTVGVKLQDHMAQKCFEIEMKAFPKIVRESHRDAPLLRETALPGRLHSPREPGKHRTAAFPTMGQQPAHPVELHIRREHLIMQRGLLTLDPEPQAKLPHAVQARGASVEFSEMETDFLHTGRQSTSSSSSTRPPTPVEDTTMEMGRNDSAAGNQTNPDHCTLPAGMDLTSPLPGTTIAEKTLEATLQIYRSELRKPLTSVSGTKGTEEKLELHMERKVTLGEGSCLGPGAQAGESRADLPRTQWHQVAPEAPGSEQLTRSTLDSLIAGQAAHDLQIKQLTEMLSSSRPLAGQVSVCQQCRKAYPGKRKGEKTPKETSAELHGVRDIMHSHGFNGTVNSKLSRDQPPIRVCEKCDKHRRKRPAGSAGADLPGRSHGIPQRWTPGDSSASSNHNKMPVLWLLPADKSKRQDGKGKRAPRKQPKVVSVATSTTGLSQAGEKGSGSPDGSPSKSPKASRARTPSPSRSKVLQKMLMCLKQTFSKLQNKVKSRMSKDSRSRTPDTKFTKPPFWKARASKGVRFPYY; encoded by the exons gctcttcggaggaagaggagacacaaaaagaaaaagctgaaaccaaaag CTTTTGGGTGCTGTGAGGAAGAGCTGGAGGAGGCTGGTGCATCCCTAGAGACATG CTGCCCTGTGCACCTGGAGAAGCTCCGCTTGGCTCAGCGCCTCAGGCTGGTTGACAGGAGGGTACAGTACATGGCCAGACACCTGGAGGAAGTTCTGATACC GCCGAGTGTGTCGACATCTGGGATGAGCCAGTTCTACTCCTCTAGGGAATCCACCACCTCTGCCCTCTGGAGTCCCAGCTCCTTTTCCCTGAGAGAAGCCTCCATGACTTGGTCAGAGCCCCTCTGCCACACAAGGGAGATCATGACTGTCACAAGCTGGGAAGGATCCACTCATCCCAtccaagcccagcctctccccaggcctcctgcccacagcagacGAGACCGGCGAGAGCAGAACATAGGTCTGGACCAGATGTCAGCCCATGGCTCAGACTTCAACATCCGACAGAAGCatctgcagagccagctgggggCACCACAAAGCCTCATCCCGGGGGAGCCATTGCTGGGTGAGCAGGACACCAAGCAGCAATGGCAATTCAACACAGATCGGCCCAAAAGTGGATTTCCGGCAAAGGTCCCAAAGCCCCTGAGATCCGACACCAGGCCTCAGCATGCACAGGAGATCCAGGAGCCATGTGTCTGCCCCTGGAGACCACTGCCCCAAAAGGCCCACAAGATCATGGCATCCCCTGATGCCATCCTGGCCAGGCTTGTGCCCACGGTGGGGGTCAAGCTGCAGGATCACATGGCTCAGAAATGCTTTGAGATCGAAATGAAGGCTTTTCCTAAGATCGTGAGAGAGTCGCACAGAGATGCTCCCCTCCTGAGAGAGACTGCCCTGCCTGGGCGACTCCACTCCCCTAGGGAGCCAGGCAAGCACAGGACAGCGGCATTCCCAACAATGGGACAACAGCCTGCCCACCCCGTCGAACTCCACATAAGGCGTGAGCATCTCATTATGCAGAGGGGGCTGCTCACCCTGGATCCAGAGCCCCAGGCAAAGCTGCCTCATGCCGTCCAAGCCAGGGGAGCCAGTGTGGAGTTCAGTGAGATGGAGACCGATTTCCTGCACACAGGGAGGCAAAGCACAAGCTCCTCTTCTTCCACACGTCCTCCAACGCCAGTGGAAGATACCACCATGGAGATGGGCAGGAATGATAGCGCGGCAGGAAACCAGACTAACCCAGATCACTGCACTCTGCCAGCAGGGATGGATCTGACATCGCCACTTCCAGGAACCACAATAGCAGAGAAGACACTCGAAGCGACACTCCAGATTTATAGGAGCGAGTTGAGAAAGCCCCTTACCAGTGTGAGCGGCACcaaagggactgaagagaagctggagctgcacatggagaggaaggttaccttgggagaaggctcctgcctggggccaggggcacaagcaggtgagagcagggcagatCTTCCCAGGACCCAATGGCACCAGGTTGCCCCAGAGGcaccaggctctgagcagctaacaagatccacccttgactctctcattgctgggcaggctgcacaCGACCTGCAGATCAAGCAGCTGACGGAAATGCTGAGCAGCTCCCGCCCCTTGGCGGGCCAGGTCTCAGTTTGCCAGCAGTGCCGCAAGGCATATCCAGGAAAGAGGAAGGGTGAGAAAACTCCGAAGGAGAcatctgctgagctgcatggtgTTCGAGACATCATGCATTCACATGGATTCAATGGAACTGTGAATTCAAAGCTCTCCAGGGACCAGCCGCCAATCAGAGTGTGCGAGAAGTGTGATAAGCATCGACGGAAGAGACCAGCTGGCTCGGCAGGTGCTGACTTGCCGGGAAGATCCCATGGAATTCCACAGCGATGGACTCCAGGAGACTCCTCAGCATCATCCAACCACAATAAGATGCCAGTGCTGTGGCTCCTTCCAGCAGACAAGAGCAAGAGGCaggatggaaaggggaaaaggGCTCCCCGCAAGCAACCAAAGGTGGTGTCCGTTGCAACGAGTACAACAGGGCTTTCGCAAGCTGGGGAGAAAGGAAGTGGGAGTCCTGACGGTTCTCCCTCAAAGTCACCAAAGGCCTCCAGAGCTAGGACACCATCCCCTTCAAGGAGCAAAGTTCTCCAAAAGATGTTAATGTGCCTGAAGCAAACCTTCAGCAAGCTTCAAAACAAAGTGAAGTCCCGAATGTCCAAGGACTCTCGTTCCAGAACTCCCGacactaaatttacaaagccacccttttggaaggcaagggcctccAAGGGTGTCCGCTTTCCATActactga